From the genome of Thermococcus chitonophagus, one region includes:
- a CDS encoding FprA family A-type flavoprotein, translating into MAGILVKKILNEPELYLIRINDDEIKYFEATWYIPEGITYNSYLMKLKDAVVLFDTVKKDYADMFLEELTKLVDPREITHIIVHHTEPDHSGALPKVLEANGYRARVIGTAFARNLLEGFYGKEVVKNFQVVKDGEELKIGNRTFRFITVPWLHWPDTMITYVVEDKLIFSCDAGGGYSIPEEIDDSSEEVVKEYLPYVTKYVVTVIGHYHKYIVQNIEKLKKLGIIDNAKMILPGHGLIWRKNPSRIFEHYERIGAGIPEKDKVLVIYDSMYGFVEERMKIVIDELKKLGKKPIVYRFTDRESPAVADILGEVPTAEAIVIGASTFEADIHPRIRYALFEILDKANYEKPVLIVGAFGWGGVAGRKIETLIARSKFDHMATIESRGRPTKEDEEKIRETVRALF; encoded by the coding sequence ATGGCTGGAATCTTAGTAAAGAAGATACTTAATGAGCCTGAGCTCTACCTCATAAGGATAAATGATGATGAAATAAAGTACTTTGAGGCAACATGGTATATTCCAGAGGGTATAACTTACAATTCATACCTAATGAAACTCAAAGACGCTGTTGTTCTCTTTGACACCGTAAAGAAGGATTATGCAGATATGTTTTTAGAGGAGCTAACTAAGCTCGTTGATCCCAGGGAGATAACCCATATCATAGTCCACCATACTGAACCAGATCACAGCGGTGCTTTGCCTAAGGTTCTCGAAGCAAACGGATATAGGGCTAGAGTTATAGGAACTGCATTCGCAAGAAACCTCTTGGAGGGTTTCTATGGGAAAGAAGTTGTTAAGAACTTCCAAGTCGTTAAAGATGGAGAGGAGCTCAAGATAGGGAATAGAACTTTTAGATTCATAACTGTCCCGTGGCTTCACTGGCCCGATACAATGATAACATACGTGGTTGAGGACAAACTTATATTCAGCTGTGATGCAGGAGGGGGCTACTCAATTCCAGAGGAGATAGATGATTCCAGCGAAGAAGTTGTAAAGGAGTACCTCCCATATGTTACTAAGTACGTTGTAACTGTTATCGGGCACTACCACAAGTACATCGTCCAGAATATTGAGAAGCTAAAGAAGCTCGGGATTATAGATAATGCCAAGATGATTCTTCCTGGTCACGGGCTTATCTGGAGAAAGAACCCAAGTAGAATATTTGAACATTACGAGCGGATAGGAGCTGGGATTCCTGAAAAGGACAAAGTTCTCGTAATTTATGATTCTATGTATGGCTTCGTTGAGGAGAGAATGAAGATAGTGATAGACGAGCTAAAGAAGCTAGGAAAGAAGCCCATTGTGTACAGATTTACGGATAGAGAGAGTCCAGCAGTTGCCGACATCCTTGGGGAGGTCCCCACTGCCGAGGCAATAGTAATTGGAGCATCAACGTTTGAAGCAGATATACACCCCAGAATCAGATATGCCCTATTTGAAATACTAGACAAGGCTAACTATGAGAAGCCAGTCCTTATAGTTGGAGCATTTGGCTGGGGCGGTGTGGCAGGTAGGAAGATAGAGACCCTGATTGCAAGGAGTAAGTTTGATCATATGGCAACCATCGAAAGCAGGGGAAGGCCAACAAAGGAAGATGAAGAAAAGATTAGAGAAACTGTCAGGGCTCTCTTTTGA
- a CDS encoding SDR family oxidoreductase, with protein sequence MKKVAVITGASKGIGRAIAKALSEEGFSLSLGARSVNLLKELVEELNTEVFYSYLDVSDPVSVKEFATNTLKKFRNVDVVIANAGIGIPGRLDEISEDDFMRTIQVNLLGVWRTIKAFLPSLKERRGVAIVVTSDLSTRLLPGSGAYVVSKWGARALVRTFQLENPEVRFLELRPGAVDTHFYGKPGRKREEGFMKPEDVAEIVRMVVKLPTHVRVEEVMFRSIYQDPVY encoded by the coding sequence ATGAAGAAGGTTGCGGTAATTACTGGGGCTTCAAAGGGGATTGGTAGGGCGATAGCCAAAGCCCTGTCTGAAGAAGGATTTTCTCTTTCTTTGGGAGCTAGAAGTGTTAATCTCCTTAAAGAATTAGTAGAAGAATTGAACACGGAGGTTTTCTACTCTTATCTTGATGTTTCTGATCCTGTGAGCGTCAAAGAATTTGCCACTAATACTCTCAAAAAATTCAGGAACGTTGATGTTGTCATAGCGAATGCTGGAATAGGAATCCCAGGGAGACTCGATGAGATAAGCGAAGATGACTTTATGAGAACCATCCAAGTAAACTTACTGGGAGTCTGGAGGACAATAAAAGCATTCCTCCCCTCCCTAAAGGAAAGAAGGGGTGTTGCGATAGTTGTCACTTCAGATTTATCAACTAGGCTACTCCCTGGAAGCGGGGCTTATGTTGTGAGCAAATGGGGGGCTAGAGCTTTAGTGAGAACCTTCCAGCTTGAAAATCCTGAGGTCAGATTTTTGGAGCTCAGACCTGGAGCCGTTGACACTCACTTTTATGGCAAGCCTGGAAGAAAGAGAGAGGAAGGCTTCATGAAGCCGGAGGATGTTGCCGAAATAGTGAGGATGGTAGTGAAACTACCTACCCATGTTAGGGTTGAAGAGGTCATGTTCAGGTCAATTTACCAGGACCCCGTTTACTAA